In Mus musculus strain C57BL/6J chromosome 9, GRCm38.p6 C57BL/6J, one genomic interval encodes:
- the Pate2 gene encoding prostate and testis expressed protein 2 precursor has product MFVLVMICLFCQYWGVLNELEEEDRGLLCYKCKKYHLGLCYGIMTSCVPNHRQTCAAENFYILTKKGQSMYHYSRLSCMTNCEDINFLSFERRTELICCKHSNYCNLPMGL; this is encoded by the exons ATGTTTGTGCTGGTGATGATCTGTCTGTTCTGCCAATATTGGG GTGTCCTTAATGAGCTTGAAGAAG AAGATCGTGGACTACTGTGTTATAAATGTAAGAAATATCATCTTGGGTTATGCTATGGAATCATGACATCCTGCGTACCAAATCATAGACAGACCTGCGCTGCTGAGAACTTTTACATACTCACAAAAAAAG GGCAGAGTATGTATCATTATTCAAGACTGTCATGTATGACCAACTGTGAGGACATCAACTTCCTGAGTTTTGAAAGGAGGACAGAGCTCATTTGTTGTAAGCACAGTAACTATTGCAACCTCCCAATGGGACTCTAG